The Bacillota bacterium genome includes the window CCGCGCGAGCGCCGCCGGGGGCACCGTCTGATGCTCGGCCTGGGGGTCGACATCGGGTCGATGACCACCAAGGCGGCCGCCGTCGACGGCGACCGCCTGTTGGCCTCGGTCATCCTGCCCACCGGGAGCCGTCCGGCCGAAGCCGCCAGGCAGGCCTACGAAGGGGTGATCGGCCGGCTGGGAGCGGAGCCCACCGCCCCCACCGCCGGGTCCCCCCCGCCGACGGTGGCCACCGGCTACGGTCGGGTGACGGCCCCCTTCCCCGCCCTGGCCGTCACTGAGATCACCTGCCACGCCGTGGGCGCCCATTGGTACTTCCCCGGCGTCGGGCTGGTCATCGACATCGGCGGTCAGGATTCGAAGACCATCCGGGTCGGCCCGGGCGGCGCCGTCCTCGACTTCGCCATGAATGACAAGTGCGCCGCCGGCACCGGGCGCTTCCTCGAGGTCATGGCCAGGGCCCTCGACGTCGAACTGGACCAGCTGGCCGACTACGCCGCCAGGGCCCGGACGCCGACCCAGATCTCCAACCTCTGCACGGTCTTCGCCGAGTCCGAAGTGATCTCGCACCTGTCCCGGGGCGTCCCCAAGGAG containing:
- a CDS encoding acyl-CoA dehydratase activase, giving the protein MLGLGVDIGSMTTKAAAVDGDRLLASVILPTGSRPAEAARQAYEGVIGRLGAEPTAPTAGSPPPTVATGYGRVTAPFPALAVTEITCHAVGAHWYFPGVGLVIDIGGQDSKTIRVGPGGAVLDFAMNDKCAAGTGRFLEVMARALDVELDQLADYAARARTPTQISNLCTVFAESEVISHLSRGVPKEEIIAGLHKAIANRVYGLVVRVGAKPEHVFTGGVARNQGVARELQALLGGPLAIPPDPQIVGAVGAAVIAAKRAKA